The genomic window GTTGATCATGGCTAACCAGGTGAATGACATGGTAATTAATGTGATGGAAATATTCACCATGCAACGTCAATGCAGGCCTCTCAGGGCTCCGTGCAGGCGCAGCagaggtggaggctgaggtAGCTGAGGTTGAGGCCGAGCTAGCTGCAGGACTTCTCACAGACtgagaaagaataaaacattaAACAAGCTTTAATACTAAtcaatattattcaatgtgggATTTTGTCCACATCACAAATTGTAAGCCTACAAAATGGATTGATTTCACCAGGCTCTCAATATTACCTGCTGGGGGTGAGAGCCACAGGTACATGTCTGCGCTACCCTTAAGATTGAGGTCTGCCAACGCAGCATCATGGGACATTTCTCAATCTGTAATTAATTGAAATGCATGATTTACTTACAGACACAATCGGTTCACTTTGGAGTTTTGGTTTACTGTTGGGGCAAAGTTTACCTTCTGGTAGAGGTTGTGCCATTTGGCCTGTTTTGGAGATGGCCTGTTCCCTGCACTGGAGGGCAAAGTGCCAGAAGAGGCAAATGCCTTCAGGCGGCTCACCTACTCCTCAGACCCCATGGCTCTATGCTTCTTAGTAGACATCTGAAGACAAGGGGAAGAATGGCAAAGTTACCACTCATTGTCAAAGACATAtgctatacgtgtgtgtgtgtgtgtgtgtgtgtgtgtgtgtgtgtgtgtgtgtgtgtgtgtgtgtgtgtgtgtgtgtgtgtgtgtgtgtgtgtgtgtgtgtgtgtgtgtgtgtgtgtgtgtacaaactaGGAGTCATCATATTTGGTATGGGACCATTACCTTTACCTACCTTTACACTTAATGAATCATatcataaatacaaaataagacCTAGTATATCCCCATGTAATTTAAAATGGTCGTTCACCGTAATCGTACTACTAGGTCCTACTGAGGCTAAAATGCAATAAGTTAACCCAAGTTAGTAAAGTTCAGggctctcgggggggggggggtatattaacatgtgactgcatacaaatgtatccacagacatggtgactaatgtatgatagtagcattattggcccttaacactaatattcagaaacaacactgcctcaaaaggctattggcttaagcaacaccagtagaggcatatacttttccctgaacttttaaacatacaaaaacataattatatattaatgtggcattcagtccaatgcttgaGTTTCCTTTCTCCCTGAGAAAGGACACTCATCTCCTGGTTCTTCTGATGCCGTTGAAACCTGAGAGAAGATCATGTGTTAGATATGTATGCATTAGAGAACTATTCAGTCACTTTGCGGTAAATCATTTATTAAACAGCATTCtgttgaactgtgtgtgtgcatgtgtccatgtgtggttgtgtgagtggGTGCGTATGTATGAGtttaagtgtgtatgtggtgaAGATGTCATACATATGATGGTTTACTTGCACTTGCACTCTTCAATTGATTCCTAATTGATTTTTATATAACTGTATTTACTGTTACTATGTATTCCTCTTGTGAAGCACATTGAGTCGGCCTTGTGCATGAAATgcgctttataaataaaattgaattgaattaaataaTGTGCCTGACCGACCATTGAATGAGTGTCCGCTGATTAATCTCAAAGAGCTGGATCTTTGTGCCCTGTATAACCCTTGGACTGTTGAGCACTAAATCCCGGATGTGGTGGTAGTCGCGGAGAATCTTAGACCATCTGGGGTTGGAAACACTTGGTTGTCTTGTGCAAAGTGCACAGCGTTTTGCACATGGCCTCAACCAAGCGGCTGGTGGCAGGCCACTGAGCTGGCCCCCCAGGATGTCCTATCAACCAGCGCTTAACACTCTCCACACCCGGTGTGACTCCAGACCGCTTGGGAGCCTTAAAACTGCCATGTAGCAGTCGCTCCTGATGACAAGGCTGATAGTTGACCCACCTCTTGTCACAGTCAGAGAGAGTTGTCCACAGCTGGATGACCTGGGTCACCTGCAGTTGAGTGAGGTAAGATGCCTCACGGAAACCCACCAGGTAAGCAGCGAGGTCCTGGACTTTATCCCACCCAACGACCCCATTCGGTCCAATGACTGCTCCCTAATAAATGGATTGATTAGTAGTAACAGTAAATgggaaataaaatgtaattgtgtTTAATTTGAAATAGCCATTAAAGTGTCTTACCTGAGCCTCGTTGGACAGATTGGTTTCATTGTCCAGTGCAGCCTGAGAGGTGTCAGGCAATACTGAAGGGGCAGCGGCAGGATGTTGTCCTCCATCACATGACCTGGACTGCAGATCATCAGGAGATGCAGGGGCCTGAGGTGGAGAGGCCTGAGGAATCTCCGTCAGCGATGAGGGCAGTTGACGGGAGGGGTCATCCTCGTGGAGCACAGGAACTGTGATGTCCTCTGTGGTCTCTTCTTCAAATCCCTCATCTTGAATGTCATCATCATTGATCTCCTCCACCAGTCTGGCCTCCTCCACTGGGTTCTGGAGCACCGAAGTCAATGCTTTGCCGGTCTGGCTGTACAAGTACTCCATCCCCAGCAATTCAcctgcaaaaacaaaacagaaaaagagagtATTCTTAATATTTTTAAGCAATATAGCACTCATGATCGTAAGGTTGGTGAAGGATAATCCACCGATGTTGATACCTCTGGCCTCATGGATATAATATCTATtacattaaaggttaatttgaTTAATGAATGGTCTTATTTAAGAACAAATTAATTAAGTTTCTCGCTCTCATGTTGAATGAGGAATCCTTTCTTGCCTGTGTACGCTACAGGAGTGCGATAGCGCTCATCCCAGCATGTCCCTAGCACCTTTCGGCTGAGCTGGTGCTGCCGTAAGAGGGGACGGAAGGTGATCCTTTCCCGGCGTCCTCCATCCGGTCATCATTCCGGCGCATCAGCCCTTCAACAAGATACGCCTAGAAATGTGCATCACTGGCACTGGTTCCTGAAGGATATATAAACCAAGAAGCATTTGAAATGCTATGAATAATCTGTAACATTGAATTACGTTCAAAAATAATTGTCATTACAATCAGACACACTGAGAAAAAGTGTTCTTAAACTAGGGTAGAAAGGACTGTAATACTACTGTAAAACAGAAACTAGCAACCCATATGTATGCCAAACCTGGAATAAACCTGTTTAAGTGGAGGTGGAAGGACTCAAGCGAGGTAGAGCCACGGGCACACCTGTAGCACACCTCTCACCCTCCTTGGCACGGCGAAGAGCAGCAACATCCTCCGGATCCCACTCAAAAAGGCATGTGGACAGGCGTGCCATGAAAATGCCGAAGCCCGTCCCACTCGGCAAACATGGTCTTCGTCCGACAAGGGCCATGCTGACTGCAGCAGTTTCTGTCAACATACAGAATTTTTGGTGGCGGCTCTCCTGCCTCCCGGTACCGCTTCATTAGGCCAGCTGCCATGGCGCCAAGTGCTTGTCCCTCGGCGGCTGTCATAACGGAGACAAGAACCTGACTGTGCTCGTTCCGCACATCAAGCAGCTGTacctgcagcagcaccagccAGTTTCTTGGTGACTTTTTTGGTGGAGTCCATCTTGAGCCCAGAGCCAAAGATGGAAGTAATTTTGGCCTTCACCAAATGAAGTTTGGCAAGAACATCCCTGGCATACACGGCCTACAGCCACTGGCTTCCCGAGGGATCTTGGGAGGCTTAGCGAAGGCAGGGGGGTGCACGAGAGAAAGCCTTGTGAAAGGCTAACAAGCCGTCAAGTACTGCAGGACACGCTGCAGCCATGCCTCGCTGTGTTGCTCCTGCAGCTTCTTGTACAGCTGTGTCACGCGGTTGCCCATGGTCCTCTCCCTCATCATCCGCAGCACCCGGATGTCACATGAGTATCTAAGGAAAGAAGAGTGTAATGTAGacagcaacacaaacaacacaaatagaAGCACCTAATAATTGACATTCATTTTTATGAATTACCTGTAGGTCAGCAAAGCTGGAAACTGGCTGCGATAGCCCATGTCCAGCTGTCCTAAGATCTCCTCGGACCAAGCAGGATACTTCTTTGAGCAGCCTTTGCATTCCAGGTACTCAGTGGCAAGGTCATACCACCCGTCGATGTCCAACACCTGGCGAAACTGTCTGGTAGAGTCCTGCTGCTGTTAGCTTGTGCTTGCCACAGGCTGGACGAACACAGACAAGGGGAAACATAAACATCTTGCGTGGCATCAGCTAGAACAGCGGCCGGCTGGCCGAAGAAGTGGACAGGTGAGGCGGGAGGCTGGGTGTGAATGAGTAGGGGCTGAGGAGGAGACCACCAAAGTTTCACATTGGACACTAGCTCTCGCTTGCCGGTTTGTGGGTTGGCTTGGAATAAAGCCTGCCGAATCCATTCCTGCTGGAAAAGTGGAAGCAGATCCTTCCAGGTACCGGGAAGATCAGCTGGTGGATGATGATCATTAACATCTGGTATGGCTGCTGGAAGGGGATCAGCACAGGACTCTACATGCGCAGTCGTTGCAAGAGCTAATAAAGGAGAAACTAAGCAAACAGGCAGCAAAACAATATTAGGTATACATCTTAAATGTAGACATTTTCGATTAAATAACACAAAACATTCTCACAATATTTGCATTTGCGTCACATGCCACACCTATATTTAGCTGTGCTTCACATTGGGATACAGCAGATATCAgcacctcatcatcatcatcaggggtTTTTCTcgaaaaaaaaagtagcaaaaAAAAGCCGAGGGTGCAACGCGACCGAGGCGGGGGATGGTGTGGAAGGGGGGTCTCCCCCTTCCACGGCGCgaagcctttgaaaaaataatgattaaatggtACATTCTGAGGCTATCTTGGAGAGAAATTCTAGCTCGTGTGGTCATCctgaaaaactaaaatactATCAACTTTTGGTAGACTTGTACAACTTTACCCTGTGAATAAACACGacaaatttcaaaaatattggcTAAACTTTTATTAAGTAGGACAAATCACAACAGCAGCCCCCTCAATACTGATCCTGAGGAggtggttcagggtagcgttagtCATGGTAGACCTCCTGTGCCATGCCTCTATGGACCAAGTTTTgaggctctagagtcaataatggcgacgctatagaAATGTTACTATTGttgtcgttttcagttttgcactttgcagacggtccctaagctcgcggctgaaagccgactgctcgtagaagccaatgcaattcagttttgcactttgcagacggtccctaagctcgcggctgaaagccgactgctcgtagaagccaatgcaattcaccgttcgctaaagacggctcgtttggatgaaaactatgttgtagctggttctctgggttactaCACTTTTATTGGGCTAATTCGGCCGTGCAGCTGCCATTTAGTTCCCTGCTACGGGTTCGACTGTTCGTTTTGCTCTCGCAAAACTCTTGATCAACACTCagcatttgtttatttctgtcgtTCATTGAAACCGCTTTGTGCAGAGAGAACTGGAATGGTCTTGTATACTTGCTTAGCATCTTAGTGCCTAGACCAAAAACCCATTCAAATACatagtagctagctagcttgctgcTAATAACTTTAACGTTAGCATGTCGACTCGGTCTGGGAAACTCCAATTCGGATCGGAATATTTTTGGAGTAATTATAAGTTATTTGAGGATCAGACACATTgtcaggtggtggtgttgggataTTTTCGCGGAGAAAAGATCGTTTTGAGAAATAGTGTATGTTGTACAGCAGCATGTAAGTACAGATCCAAGTCTGACAGGTTCAGTCGGCATTTCGGTAGGATGGCGCACGCCGGGAGTATCGGGGCGCAGCGCCCCTGTTCCCTTGTTTAGAAAAAACcctgatcatcatcatcctcaaaaGCACCGAAAACCTGCAGTTAGGCCGAACCTTTGGACCTGGTGTTCGCAGGTGTATTCGGAGCTGGAGCAGCTCCAATAAATACAGAGCAAAGCCAAGGTTGTTCTCCATCAACCACCTGAATCTCTGGCCCTGGTACATGCCAAACTGAAGCTGGCAGTGCGCCAGTGTCAGAAAGCTATCGTTGGGGTCCCCTCCATTGTTGGCGATGAAATTGCGGGCCTCTGTCATCACCTCCTCTTTGGGTTTAGCGCTTCTAGGCCCTATTCCCACGCCCTTTGCCTGCTCCGACGGTGCCATGAGCCTGGTCGACTGTGCCGATTGGCGTCGAAAGACTGAGTATGCATACATTTTctgaaagaaaataagaaaaaagaacaacaagtaCCTGTATATTCAAGTGTCTACATTCAACTATACATTCAAGTATAACAGAGGTTGCCTCAGGGCAAAGGCCTAAATCattatttgtctgtgtgcattatTTTAAAGAGGGGGGGAAACCTATACTACAGTGATTATCTACCATTCATACAGATAAAACAAAACTATCACATCATTTATTGTAAGCCTAGGCTAGACAG from Gadus morhua chromosome 17, gadMor3.0, whole genome shotgun sequence includes these protein-coding regions:
- the LOC115530022 gene encoding uncharacterized protein LOC115530022, which codes for MEYLYSQTGKALTSVLQNPVEEARLVEEINDDDIQDEGFEEETTEDITVPVLHEDDPSRQLPSSLTEIPQASPPQAPASPDDLQSRSCDGGQHPAAAPSVLPDTSQAALDNETNLSNEAQGAVIGPNGVVGWDKVQDLAAYLVGFREASYLTQLQVTQVIQLWTTLSDCDKRWVNYQPCHQERLLHGSFKAPKRSGVTPGVESVKRWLIGHPGGPAQWPATSRLVEAMCKTLCTLHKTTKCFQPQMV